A single region of the Massilia sp. erpn genome encodes:
- a CDS encoding DUF1993 family protein → MSFSMYSASIPVFKQILNSLHAILVKAEAHVEDKKLDPNALLQFRLFPDMLPFTRQIQIAADFAKGAGARLAGQDVPAYEDTEKTIAELKLRITRTLTFLDSLPQDAIDGSEGRAITTGSGEKTKHFVGQTYLLHYALPHFFFHATTAYDILRHNGLDIGKKDFIGSY, encoded by the coding sequence ATGTCGTTTTCCATGTATTCCGCATCCATCCCCGTGTTCAAGCAGATCTTGAACAGTTTGCACGCCATCCTGGTGAAAGCCGAAGCCCATGTCGAGGACAAAAAGCTCGATCCGAATGCGCTGTTGCAATTCCGCCTGTTCCCGGACATGCTGCCCTTCACGCGCCAGATCCAGATTGCCGCCGACTTCGCCAAAGGCGCCGGCGCCCGTCTGGCCGGCCAGGACGTGCCCGCCTACGAAGACACGGAAAAGACCATCGCCGAGCTGAAACTGCGCATCACGCGCACCCTGACCTTCCTCGACAGCCTGCCGCAGGACGCGATCGATGGCAGCGAAGGCCGCGCCATCACCACCGGCAGCGGCGAAAAGACCAAGCACTTCGTCGGCCAGACCTATCTGCTGCACTACGCCCTGCCCCACTTCTTCTTCCACGCCACCACCGCCTACGACATCCTGCGCCACAACGGCCTCGACATCGGTAAGAAAGATTTCATCGGCAGCTATTGA
- a CDS encoding DUF1289 domain-containing protein yields the protein MADSDLPERPDTPCVAVCSTTFDEICRGCGRSYVEVAHWVSMSAEEKEKVWVRILSQGYPRRNG from the coding sequence ATGGCCGACAGCGACTTACCGGAACGTCCCGATACCCCCTGTGTGGCCGTCTGCTCCACGACGTTTGACGAAATTTGCCGCGGCTGCGGCCGCAGCTATGTCGAAGTCGCCCACTGGGTCTCGATGAGCGCCGAAGAGAAAGAGAAGGTCTGGGTGCGCATCCTGTCCCAAGGCTACCCCCGCCGCAACGGCTGA
- a CDS encoding DUF1415 domain-containing protein: MSTPAAERDAVIAATEEWLEKAVIGLNLCPFAKSVHVKKQVRYVVSEATTPEELLEQLMDELQLLADTEPEKVDTTLLIHPHVLTDFEDYNEFLDVADAALEDMQLVGELQVASFHPDYQFADTEKDDIGNYTNRSPYPTLHLLREDSIDRAVEAFPEAEDIFEKNIETMEKLGHEGWAKLGLKVK, encoded by the coding sequence ATGAGTACCCCTGCCGCCGAGCGCGACGCCGTGATCGCCGCTACCGAAGAATGGCTGGAAAAGGCCGTGATCGGTCTTAACCTGTGTCCTTTTGCCAAGTCTGTGCATGTGAAAAAGCAGGTGCGCTACGTGGTGTCGGAAGCCACCACCCCGGAAGAGCTGCTGGAGCAGCTGATGGACGAGCTGCAACTGCTGGCCGACACCGAGCCGGAAAAAGTCGACACCACCCTCTTGATCCACCCCCACGTCCTGACCGACTTCGAAGACTACAACGAGTTCCTCGACGTGGCCGACGCCGCGCTGGAAGACATGCAATTGGTGGGCGAGCTGCAAGTGGCGAGCTTCCACCCGGACTACCAGTTCGCCGACACCGAAAAAGACGATATCGGCAACTACACCAACCGTTCACCCTATCCGACCCTGCACCTGCTGCGCGAAGACAGCATCGACCGTGCCGTGGAAGCCTTCCCCGAAGCGGAAGACATCTTTGAAAAGAACATCGAAACGATGGAAAAGCTGGGCCACGAAGGCTGGGCCAAGCTTGGCCTGAAAGTGAAGTAA
- a CDS encoding transglycosylase SLT domain-containing protein, with product MQARIKYTPLLAALVIGAAPAISQAGDTAAATNLIPLSSPATAKSPASDLPTSAKTAAKPAGEEAFREKDVWGRIRSGYAIPDVDNSLVTRHVNWYSTRPDYIDRTTRRASLYLYHVVSELEKRGMPTELALLPFIESAFNPQALSTANAAGMWQFVPGTGRDFNLKQNAFKDERRSVLASTDAALTYLQRLYDMFGDWQLALAAYNWGEGSVQKAIKRNQAAGKPTDFESLAELMPAETRNYVPKLQAVKNIVANPAQYGLTLPMIQNQPYFTAVDKTSDIDLALAAQLAELSIDEFKALNPQFNRPVIVGSEQTQILLPKENAEKFHLNLAQWGRALSSWTTHKITSARERIETLASRFGTTPEVIRQANNIPQKTLLKAGSTILVPKTSASANDIAPEIADNATVALEADRGGNKRSNYRQAGAAKSNGNAPVSLVKARVSRAEAGKKANHRRSN from the coding sequence ATGCAAGCACGAATTAAGTACACTCCCCTGTTGGCGGCGCTCGTCATCGGCGCAGCGCCCGCGATCAGCCAGGCTGGCGACACCGCCGCCGCAACGAACCTGATCCCGCTGTCCTCGCCCGCCACGGCCAAATCCCCCGCTTCCGATCTCCCCACTTCCGCCAAGACTGCCGCCAAGCCGGCCGGGGAAGAGGCTTTCCGCGAAAAAGACGTCTGGGGCCGCATCCGCTCCGGCTACGCGATTCCGGACGTGGACAATTCCCTGGTGACGCGCCATGTCAACTGGTACAGCACCCGTCCCGACTATATCGACCGCACCACCCGCCGCGCCTCGCTCTATCTCTACCATGTGGTGAGCGAGCTGGAAAAGCGCGGCATGCCGACCGAACTGGCCCTGCTGCCCTTCATCGAATCCGCCTTCAACCCGCAAGCCCTGTCGACCGCGAACGCGGCCGGCATGTGGCAATTCGTGCCGGGCACCGGCCGCGACTTCAACCTGAAGCAGAATGCCTTCAAGGACGAGCGCCGCAGCGTGCTGGCGTCGACCGACGCCGCCCTGACCTATCTGCAGCGCCTGTACGATATGTTCGGCGACTGGCAGCTGGCCCTGGCCGCCTATAACTGGGGCGAAGGCTCGGTGCAGAAGGCGATCAAGCGCAACCAGGCCGCCGGCAAGCCCACCGATTTCGAGAGCCTGGCCGAGCTGATGCCGGCCGAGACGCGCAACTACGTGCCGAAGCTGCAAGCGGTCAAGAATATCGTCGCCAATCCGGCCCAGTATGGCCTGACCCTGCCGATGATCCAGAACCAGCCTTATTTCACCGCCGTCGACAAGACCAGCGATATCGACCTGGCCCTGGCCGCCCAGCTGGCCGAACTGTCGATCGATGAATTCAAGGCGCTGAATCCGCAATTCAACCGCCCGGTGATCGTCGGCAGCGAGCAGACCCAGATCCTGCTGCCGAAGGAAAACGCGGAGAAGTTCCACCTGAACCTGGCGCAATGGGGCCGTGCCCTGTCGAGCTGGACCACGCACAAGATCACCAGCGCGCGCGAACGCATCGAAACCCTGGCCTCGCGCTTTGGCACCACGCCGGAAGTGATCCGCCAGGCCAACAATATCCCGCAGAAGACCCTGCTCAAGGCCGGCTCCACCATCCTGGTGCCGAAAACCTCGGCCAGCGCCAACGATATCGCGCCTGAAATCGCCGACAACGCCACCGTGGCGCTGGAAGCAGACCGCGGCGGCAATAAGCGCAGCAATTATCGCCAGGCCGGCGCCGCCAAATCGAACGGCAATGCCCCGGTCTCGCTGGTCAAGGCCCGCGTCTCGCGCGCCGAAGCTGGCAAAAAAGCCAACCACCGCCGCAGCAATTAA
- the fabI gene encoding enoyl-ACP reductase FabI, which translates to MAFLQGKKILITGVLSNRSIAYGIAQACHREGAELAFTYVGERFKERITEFAAEFGSTLVFDCDVSSDEQISALFTDLGQQWEHLDGFVHAIGFAPREAIAGEFLDGLTRENFRIAHDISAYSFPAMAKAALPLLRPGSSLLTLSYLGAMRAIPFYNTMGLAKASLEASVRYLAENLGQHGIRSNGISAGPIKTLAASGIKDFSKLLGFASSHAPLRRNVTIEEVGNTAAFLLSDLSSGITGDIIYVDGGFSHVMGLNASDYQ; encoded by the coding sequence ATGGCTTTCTTGCAAGGCAAAAAAATTCTCATTACGGGCGTTCTGTCCAACCGTTCCATCGCTTACGGCATTGCCCAAGCCTGCCACCGCGAAGGTGCGGAACTTGCCTTCACCTATGTCGGCGAACGCTTCAAGGAGCGCATCACCGAATTTGCCGCCGAATTCGGCAGCACGCTGGTCTTCGACTGCGACGTCAGCAGCGATGAGCAGATCTCCGCGCTGTTCACCGACCTGGGCCAGCAATGGGAGCATCTGGACGGCTTCGTGCACGCCATCGGTTTCGCCCCGCGCGAAGCGATCGCCGGCGAATTTCTCGATGGCCTGACGCGTGAAAACTTCCGCATCGCCCACGATATCTCGGCCTACAGCTTCCCGGCCATGGCCAAGGCCGCGCTGCCGCTGCTGCGCCCCGGCTCCTCGCTGCTCACCCTGTCGTACCTGGGTGCGATGCGCGCCATCCCCTTCTATAACACCATGGGCCTGGCCAAAGCCTCGCTGGAAGCCTCGGTGCGCTACCTGGCCGAGAACCTGGGCCAGCACGGCATCCGCTCCAACGGCATCTCGGCCGGCCCGATCAAGACCCTGGCCGCCAGCGGCATCAAGGACTTCAGCAAGCTGCTGGGCTTCGCCTCCAGCCACGCGCCGCTGCGCCGCAATGTCACCATCGAGGAAGTGGGCAATACGGCCGCCTTCCTGCTGTCCGACCTGTCCTCCGGCATCACCGGCGACATCATCTATGTGGATGGCGGCTTCTCGCATGTGATGGGTCTGAACGCCAGCGATTACCAGTAA
- a CDS encoding sigma-70 family RNA polymerase sigma factor — protein MSELPDDELMLHYRDGNLAAFQELYRRHSRGLYRFIAWRAARREWVDEVAQDSWLALHHARSRYQPQGSFRTWLYQIARNRLSDLQRQQQDVLLGDMAQEADFIADMLVEAAPPATLADAALDQRQQTGALYAAIRQLPAEQKDALVLQHFSGLSIEEIAQLCEVPGETVKSRLRYAMRKLREHFAHEAKPQEEKA, from the coding sequence ATGTCCGAGCTGCCTGACGATGAGCTGATGCTGCACTACCGCGACGGCAATCTGGCGGCCTTTCAGGAGCTGTATCGCCGCCACAGCCGGGGCCTGTATCGCTTTATCGCCTGGCGTGCCGCGCGCCGCGAATGGGTGGACGAGGTGGCGCAGGACAGCTGGCTGGCCCTGCACCACGCGCGCAGCCGCTACCAGCCGCAAGGCAGCTTCCGTACCTGGCTGTATCAGATCGCCCGCAACCGCCTGAGCGATCTGCAGCGCCAGCAGCAGGACGTGCTGCTGGGCGATATGGCGCAGGAGGCCGACTTCATCGCCGATATGCTGGTCGAAGCGGCGCCGCCCGCCACCCTGGCCGACGCCGCGCTCGATCAGCGCCAGCAGACCGGCGCGCTGTATGCGGCCATCCGCCAGCTTCCCGCCGAGCAGAAAGATGCGCTGGTGCTGCAGCATTTCAGTGGCCTGAGCATCGAGGAAATCGCGCAACTGTGCGAGGTCCCGGGCGAAACAGTGAAAAGCAGGCTACGCTATGCCATGCGCAAGCTGCGCGAACATTTCGCGCATGAAGCCAAGCCGCAAGAGGAAAAAGCATGA
- a CDS encoding VIT domain-containing protein, whose amino-acid sequence MLMRLFTFLLLLLAVQAQAQIARWPLMRVPEASEPVRLQSLAIRGAVSGSMAETTVRMVFFNPNLRQLEGTLEFPLAEGQQLTGFSLDIDGALRPAVPVEKKRGREILEAEERRGIDPGLLEQTAGNQFRLRVYPIPAGGSRTVELRYVETLKREQGRLAWLLPLSYGALPQDTRLELDFSGVQDEPVLLGASGLLNFERHAGGYRARLARPLRATDGAVKLLLDADLAQRVYVQEFGGARYFMAELPVGTPRVARALPKVVGLLWDSSGSAASHPHAAQLQALDQYFKALGRAEVRLIRLRDRAEAQQVFRIADGNWESLRKALAATVYDGASALGDWKPQADVGEYLLFSDGLSNYGSQRFPALAANQRLYALAPQLGADTARLASLAERSGGQLIAIDPQRPEAAVEALLSDGPQLRAVNAAGAGELLADVAGARDGLLRVAGKLSAATARIELTVLEQGKPRAIAFDIDAATPSGSLAAWWWASRKLQELDGEHELRRGAIRRLGAEFGIPTRETSLLVLERLEDYVRHEVLPPEFMRAAYDKLKMVRGQQLAQKRQKQLDSVVRAFERKVAWWEKGYPKDMPLPVKPRPPVVLQDGVYQRGESPQAMPLPAPAPALAAAPPPSYLAPGGAVSNFGRAETRMVTVTGSSISSGDAELAAGQNGGASITLKKWQADAPYIQRMKAAAPDRMYAVYLDERPSYLNSSAFFLDAAGILFDKGQRELALRVLSNLAEMELENRQVLRVLGYRLMQAGAPELAVPVFEQVQLLGEEEPQSFRDLGLALADCGRWQRAVDQLYEVVLRPWDGRFPEIELIALAEMNETLAKAQAKGVKVDVSQIDSRLLRNLPLDLRVVLTWDADNSDMDLWVTDPNGERSFYGHRLTYQGGTMSPDMTGGYGPEEFSLRHAKPGVYRVEANFYGHRQQIVAGATTLQLKFSTGFGTAAAKDQMVTLRLAGQGSTVLVGEFEVRPKK is encoded by the coding sequence ATGTTGATGCGATTATTTACATTTTTGCTGCTCCTGCTCGCGGTCCAGGCCCAGGCGCAGATCGCGCGCTGGCCATTGATGCGGGTGCCGGAGGCGAGTGAGCCGGTGCGTCTGCAAAGCCTGGCGATACGCGGCGCTGTGAGCGGCAGCATGGCGGAAACCACGGTGCGCATGGTGTTCTTCAACCCGAACCTGCGCCAGCTGGAGGGAACGCTGGAATTTCCGCTGGCCGAGGGGCAGCAACTGACCGGTTTCTCCCTCGATATCGATGGCGCGCTGCGGCCCGCCGTGCCGGTCGAGAAAAAGCGCGGCCGCGAGATTCTGGAGGCCGAGGAGCGGCGCGGCATCGACCCCGGCCTGCTGGAGCAGACCGCGGGCAATCAGTTCCGCTTGCGCGTGTATCCGATTCCGGCCGGCGGCAGCCGCACAGTGGAGCTGCGCTATGTCGAAACGCTGAAGCGCGAGCAGGGCCGCCTGGCTTGGCTGTTACCGCTGTCTTACGGCGCGCTGCCGCAGGATACGCGGCTGGAGCTGGATTTTAGCGGGGTGCAGGACGAACCGGTGCTGCTTGGCGCCTCCGGCCTGCTGAATTTCGAGCGTCACGCCGGCGGCTATCGGGCGCGCTTGGCGCGTCCCCTGAGGGCGACGGATGGCGCGGTAAAGCTGCTGCTGGACGCCGACCTGGCGCAGCGTGTGTATGTGCAGGAGTTTGGCGGTGCGCGCTACTTCATGGCCGAACTGCCGGTCGGCACGCCGCGCGTGGCGCGTGCGCTGCCGAAGGTGGTGGGGCTGCTGTGGGACAGCTCCGGTTCCGCCGCCAGCCATCCGCATGCAGCGCAGTTGCAGGCATTGGACCAGTACTTCAAGGCGCTGGGCCGCGCCGAAGTGCGCCTGATCCGCCTGCGCGACCGCGCCGAGGCGCAGCAAGTCTTCCGCATCGCCGATGGCAATTGGGAGTCGCTGCGCAAGGCGCTGGCCGCCACCGTCTATGATGGTGCCAGTGCGCTGGGCGACTGGAAGCCGCAGGCCGACGTGGGCGAATATCTGTTGTTCAGCGATGGCTTGAGCAATTACGGTAGCCAGCGCTTCCCGGCGCTGGCGGCAAACCAGCGTTTGTATGCGCTGGCGCCGCAGCTGGGCGCGGACACGGCGCGCCTGGCCTCGCTGGCGGAACGCAGTGGCGGCCAGCTGATCGCCATCGATCCGCAGCGTCCCGAAGCGGCGGTGGAGGCTCTGTTGAGCGACGGCCCGCAACTGCGCGCCGTGAACGCTGCCGGCGCCGGCGAGCTGCTGGCCGATGTGGCTGGCGCGCGCGATGGCCTGTTGCGTGTTGCGGGCAAGCTGTCGGCTGCTACGGCCCGCATCGAACTGACGGTGCTGGAGCAAGGCAAGCCGCGCGCCATCGCTTTCGACATCGACGCGGCTACGCCGTCCGGCAGCCTGGCCGCGTGGTGGTGGGCCAGCCGCAAGCTGCAGGAGCTGGATGGCGAGCATGAGCTGCGGCGCGGCGCCATCCGCCGCCTGGGCGCGGAATTCGGCATTCCCACCCGCGAGACTTCGCTGCTTGTGCTGGAAAGGCTGGAAGACTATGTGCGTCATGAGGTGCTGCCGCCGGAGTTCATGCGCGCCGCGTACGACAAGCTGAAAATGGTGCGCGGCCAGCAGCTTGCGCAAAAGCGCCAGAAGCAGCTGGATAGCGTGGTGCGCGCTTTTGAACGTAAGGTCGCGTGGTGGGAGAAAGGCTATCCCAAGGATATGCCTCTGCCCGTGAAACCGAGGCCGCCCGTCGTTCTGCAGGACGGCGTATACCAGCGCGGCGAATCGCCGCAAGCGATGCCGCTGCCGGCACCGGCACCGGCGTTGGCCGCTGCGCCGCCCCCATCTTATCTTGCGCCTGGCGGCGCGGTGTCGAACTTTGGGCGCGCCGAGACCCGCATGGTGACGGTGACCGGTTCGAGCATCTCATCCGGCGATGCCGAGTTGGCGGCTGGGCAAAACGGCGGTGCGTCCATCACGCTGAAGAAATGGCAGGCTGACGCGCCCTATATCCAGCGCATGAAGGCTGCCGCGCCGGACAGGATGTATGCCGTGTATCTGGACGAACGTCCCTCGTATCTGAATAGCAGCGCCTTTTTCCTCGACGCCGCCGGCATCCTGTTCGATAAGGGGCAGCGCGAGCTGGCTTTGCGCGTGCTGTCGAACCTGGCCGAGATGGAGCTGGAAAACCGCCAGGTGCTGCGCGTGCTGGGCTACCGCCTGATGCAGGCCGGCGCGCCCGAGCTGGCGGTGCCGGTATTCGAGCAGGTGCAGCTGCTGGGCGAGGAGGAGCCGCAATCCTTCCGCGACCTGGGCCTGGCGCTGGCCGATTGCGGGCGCTGGCAGCGCGCCGTGGACCAGCTGTACGAGGTCGTGCTGCGGCCCTGGGATGGGCGCTTCCCCGAGATCGAACTGATCGCGCTGGCCGAGATGAATGAGACGCTGGCGAAAGCGCAGGCCAAGGGCGTCAAGGTGGACGTGAGCCAGATCGATTCGCGCCTGCTGAGAAACCTGCCGCTGGATCTGCGCGTGGTGCTGACCTGGGATGCGGACAATAGCGATATGGACTTGTGGGTGACCGATCCGAACGGCGAGCGCTCCTTCTATGGCCACCGCCTGACGTACCAGGGCGGGACGATGTCGCCCGATATGACGGGCGGATATGGGCCGGAAGAGTTCTCGCTGCGCCATGCGAAGCCTGGCGTCTACCGGGTGGAGGCCAATTTCTATGGACACCGCCAGCAGATTGTTGCCGGCGCCACCACCTTGCAGCTGAAGTTCAGCACCGGCTTTGGCACGGCGGCAGCCAAGGATCAGATGGTAACGCTGCGCCTGGCGGGGCAGGGCAGCACGGTGCTGGTCGGCGAATTTGAAGTGAGGCCGAAGAAGTAA
- a CDS encoding DEAD/DEAH box helicase has protein sequence MTFETLGLNPSILKALTDAGYTKPTPVQEQAVPAAIQGKDLLVSSQTGSGKTAAFMLPSLHRLADAEPAAGGRTHNQELQAARARGERPRFRPAQPKMLVLTPTRELALQVTTNTDKYSVNLRRIKAVSILGGMPYPKQMQLLSRNPEILVATPGRLIDHMESGKIDFSQLEILVLDEADRMLDMGFIDDIEKIVEATPATRQTMLFSATLDGVVGNMARRITKDPLVIQITSTSNRHENISQRVHFVDDLSHKNRLLDHLLRDESLDQAVVFTATKRDADTIADRLNIAGFSAAALHGDMHQGARNRTLDGLRRGNVKVLVATDVAARGIDVPNITHVFNYDLPKFPEDYVHRIGRTGRAGRNGLAISLVNHSEGMHVKRIERFTKQTIPVNVVEGYEPKKSAPPRAPRPGWKPGDNRKPGQRSFSKPGTAGPRKEGHYRSSESTPFRSEGSGFRSEGGQREGGFRREGSGGYKGSNPRPDSQRRSWGDR, from the coding sequence ATGACGTTTGAAACCCTTGGTCTGAATCCCTCCATCCTGAAAGCCCTGACCGACGCCGGCTACACCAAGCCGACGCCGGTACAGGAGCAGGCCGTGCCTGCCGCGATTCAAGGGAAAGACCTGTTGGTGTCTTCGCAGACCGGTTCCGGCAAGACGGCAGCCTTCATGCTGCCATCGCTGCACCGTCTGGCCGACGCCGAACCTGCGGCAGGTGGCCGCACTCACAATCAAGAACTGCAAGCTGCGCGCGCGCGCGGCGAGCGCCCACGTTTCCGTCCTGCCCAGCCGAAGATGCTGGTGCTGACCCCGACCCGCGAACTGGCGCTGCAAGTCACCACGAACACCGATAAATACAGCGTCAACCTGCGCCGCATCAAGGCTGTTTCCATCCTGGGCGGCATGCCTTACCCGAAACAGATGCAACTGCTGTCGCGCAATCCAGAGATTCTGGTGGCGACCCCCGGCCGCCTGATCGACCATATGGAATCGGGCAAGATCGACTTCTCCCAACTGGAAATCCTGGTGCTGGACGAAGCCGACCGCATGCTGGACATGGGCTTCATCGACGACATCGAAAAAATCGTCGAAGCCACTCCAGCCACCCGCCAGACCATGCTGTTCTCGGCCACGCTGGACGGCGTGGTAGGCAATATGGCACGCCGCATCACCAAGGACCCGCTGGTCATCCAGATCACCAGCACCAGCAACCGCCACGAAAACATCTCGCAGCGCGTGCACTTCGTGGACGACCTGTCGCACAAGAACCGCCTGCTGGACCATCTGCTGCGTGACGAATCGCTGGACCAGGCCGTGGTCTTCACCGCCACCAAGCGCGACGCCGACACCATCGCCGACCGCCTGAACATCGCCGGCTTCTCCGCCGCCGCCCTGCATGGCGACATGCACCAAGGCGCGCGTAACCGCACGCTGGACGGCCTGCGCCGCGGCAACGTGAAAGTGCTGGTCGCCACCGACGTCGCCGCACGCGGCATCGACGTGCCGAACATCACCCACGTGTTCAACTACGACCTGCCGAAGTTCCCGGAAGACTACGTGCACCGCATCGGCCGTACCGGCCGCGCTGGCCGCAACGGTCTCGCCATCTCCCTGGTGAACCACTCCGAAGGCATGCACGTCAAGCGCATCGAACGCTTCACCAAGCAGACCATCCCGGTCAACGTGGTGGAAGGCTACGAGCCGAAGAAATCCGCTCCGCCGCGCGCCCCGCGTCCGGGCTGGAAACCAGGCGACAACCGCAAGCCAGGTCAGCGCAGCTTCAGCAAGCCAGGCACTGCCGGTCCACGCAAGGAAGGCCACTACCGCAGCAGCGAAAGCACCCCATTCCGCAGCGAAGGCAGCGGTTTCCGTAGCGAAGGCGGCCAACGCGAAGGCGGCTTCCGCCGCGAAGGCAGCGGTGGCTACAAGGGCAGCAACCCACGTCCCGACAGCCAGCGCCGCAGCTGGGGCGACCGCTAA
- a CDS encoding MarR family winged helix-turn-helix transcriptional regulator, with protein MDQEEISGVALEFCLRLARAQALVVRRLDTVLGAHHGLSFGDFVLLHHLSKAPGGRLRRVDLAEKLGLTASGVTRTLLPLEKTGYVARQADARDARVSYAAITPAGHEIFDNALFTSKETCNELLRHAAPDQLEAMSAALGYVAGMSA; from the coding sequence ATGGATCAAGAAGAGATTTCGGGTGTGGCGCTGGAGTTCTGCCTGCGGCTGGCGCGGGCGCAGGCGCTGGTGGTGCGGCGGCTGGATACGGTCTTAGGCGCCCATCACGGACTGAGTTTTGGCGACTTTGTGTTGCTGCACCATTTGTCGAAAGCGCCGGGCGGTCGGCTGCGGCGCGTGGATCTGGCGGAGAAGCTGGGCCTGACGGCATCGGGCGTCACGCGCACCTTGCTGCCGCTGGAGAAGACCGGCTACGTGGCGCGCCAGGCCGATGCGCGCGATGCGCGCGTGAGTTACGCGGCCATCACGCCGGCCGGGCATGAGATTTTCGATAACGCGCTCTTCACCTCGAAAGAGACCTGCAATGAACTGCTGCGCCACGCTGCGCCGGATCAGCTGGAAGCCATGTCGGCGGCCCTCGGCTATGTGGCGGGGATGAGCGCATGA
- a CDS encoding MFS transporter, with protein MSATLKDNANFRWLMSGATISMLGDQFTLIALPWLVLRLTGDPLSLGLVIALMGIPRAVFILLGGALVDRYSPKRVLMLTKYASSILLGALTFAVLTGQASLPLVYALAFGIGLAQAFAVPAGSSMLPRTIEPHLLQAANGIMMGLRQLTLLAGPLLAALILVLEGGNGAVASMRALGIAFGIDCASYLVSAWTLSQVKPLDVVKPQEQHLLRSVGEGITMVWRDTDMRSCFLYWGLVSFFIGGAMQVAMPLLAQNTLHDAAALGVLLGTHGVGTLIGMAASGMLKKLRWLSFGAMILSVDALAGVLLMPVGAISASWQGMLLMLPLGLIGGFIQIAVFTWIQQRVPPQMMGRTMSIFMFIFMGLAPLSAASTGWVLQYLTLTELFTGGGALLVCFALGAWLFTPMRHIRHSAAG; from the coding sequence ATGAGCGCCACGCTGAAGGACAACGCCAACTTCCGCTGGCTGATGAGCGGGGCGACCATCTCGATGCTGGGCGACCAGTTCACGCTGATCGCCCTGCCCTGGCTGGTGCTGCGCCTGACCGGCGATCCGCTCTCGCTCGGACTGGTGATCGCGCTGATGGGCATTCCGCGCGCGGTCTTTATCTTATTGGGCGGCGCGCTGGTGGACCGCTATTCGCCCAAACGCGTGCTGATGCTGACCAAGTACGCCAGCAGCATCCTGCTGGGCGCCCTGACCTTTGCCGTGCTGACCGGCCAGGCCAGCCTGCCGCTGGTGTATGCGCTGGCCTTCGGCATCGGCCTGGCCCAGGCCTTCGCGGTGCCGGCCGGCAGTTCCATGCTGCCGCGAACCATCGAGCCGCATCTGCTGCAGGCGGCCAACGGCATCATGATGGGCTTGCGCCAGCTGACGCTATTGGCCGGTCCTTTGCTGGCGGCACTGATCCTGGTGCTGGAAGGCGGCAATGGCGCGGTGGCCAGCATGCGCGCACTGGGCATCGCCTTCGGCATCGATTGCGCGAGCTATCTGGTGTCGGCGTGGACGCTGTCCCAGGTCAAGCCGCTGGATGTGGTCAAGCCGCAGGAGCAGCACTTGCTGCGCTCCGTGGGCGAGGGCATCACCATGGTCTGGCGCGATACGGATATGCGCAGCTGCTTCCTGTACTGGGGTCTGGTGTCCTTCTTCATCGGCGGCGCGATGCAGGTGGCGATGCCGCTGCTGGCACAGAATACGCTGCACGATGCGGCTGCTCTGGGCGTCCTGTTAGGCACGCACGGCGTCGGCACGCTGATCGGCATGGCCGCTTCCGGCATGCTGAAGAAGCTGCGCTGGCTCAGTTTCGGCGCCATGATCCTGAGCGTGGACGCATTGGCCGGCGTGCTTCTGATGCCGGTGGGCGCCATCAGCGCCAGCTGGCAGGGCATGCTGCTGATGCTGCCCCTGGGCTTGATCGGCGGCTTCATACAGATCGCCGTCTTCACCTGGATCCAGCAGCGCGTGCCGCCGCAGATGATGGGCCGCACCATGAGCATTTTCATGTTCATCTTCATGGGACTGGCGCCGCTGTCGGCAGCGAGTACCGGCTGGGTGCTGCAGTACCTCACGCTGACCGAGCTGTTTACCGGCGGCGGCGCCCTGCTGGTGTGCTTCGCGCTGGGCGCCTGGCTGTTTACGCCCATGCGCCACATCCGCCACAGCGCCGCCGGGTAA